A window of the Glaciimonas sp. CA11.2 genome harbors these coding sequences:
- a CDS encoding YggS family pyridoxal phosphate-dependent enzyme, whose translation MSSISQKLQAVHESILNATTRASRPLDTVALLAVSKTFGAEAVLEAIAAGQRAFGENYLQEALDKMVKVSASGLASGIEWHFIGPIQSNKTRPIAEHFDWVHTIEREKIAQRLSDQRPPERVPLNVCLQINISGEASKSGVSPDQALTVAHAIAALPRLRLRGLMAIPEATDDVVRQRAAFRQVRELFEHLQGGGLALDTLSMGMSADMDSAIAEGATIVRIGSAIFGQRDYS comes from the coding sequence ATGTCCTCAATCTCTCAGAAGTTGCAAGCTGTGCACGAAAGTATCCTGAACGCGACGACCCGGGCGTCGCGTCCGCTCGACACCGTGGCGTTATTAGCCGTATCAAAAACATTTGGTGCCGAAGCGGTATTAGAGGCAATTGCCGCTGGTCAACGTGCTTTTGGTGAGAATTATCTGCAGGAAGCATTAGACAAGATGGTGAAGGTCAGTGCATCTGGATTGGCCAGCGGTATTGAATGGCATTTTATTGGGCCAATTCAAAGCAATAAGACACGACCTATTGCCGAGCATTTTGATTGGGTCCATACGATTGAGCGTGAAAAAATTGCACAGCGTTTGTCCGATCAACGGCCGCCGGAACGCGTGCCGTTGAATGTTTGCCTGCAAATAAATATTAGCGGTGAGGCTAGCAAAAGTGGCGTGTCACCCGATCAGGCGCTCACCGTAGCACATGCCATTGCCGCTTTGCCCCGTTTGAGGTTAAGAGGTTTGATGGCGATCCCGGAAGCTACTGACGACGTGGTCCGGCAGCGCGCAGCATTCCGCCAGGTGAGAGAATTATTTGAACATTTACAAGGTGGCGGATTGGCATTGGATACCTTATCAATGGGGATGTCGGCTGACATGGATTCCGCGATTGCAGAAGGCGCCACGATTGTACGTATTGGCAGTGCTATTTTTGGGCAGCGGGATTATTCCTGA
- a CDS encoding type IV pilus twitching motility protein PilT codes for MDITELLAFSVKNKASDLHLSAGLPPMIRVNGDVRRINLPPLDHKAVHSMIYDIMNDGQRKVYEENLECDFSFEIPGLARFRVNAFNQDRGAAAVMRTIPSKILSLEQLNTPRIFTELALKPRGLVLVTGPTGSGKSTTLAAMVNHVNENEYAHILTIEDPIEFVHQSNKCLINQREVGPHTHSFDNALRSALREDPDVILVGELRDLETIRLALTAAETGHLVFGTLHTSSAAKTIDRIVDVFPGEEKEMVRAMLSESLQAVISQTLLKTKDGTGRVAAHEIMLGTPAIRSLIRDSKIAQMYSTIQTSSNVGMQTLDSNLTDLVKRNIISVATARAAAKTPDNFPG; via the coding sequence ATGGACATTACCGAACTTCTGGCCTTTTCGGTTAAGAACAAGGCTTCCGACTTGCATTTATCTGCGGGGCTGCCACCAATGATCCGGGTAAATGGCGATGTACGCCGCATTAATCTGCCGCCGCTGGATCACAAAGCCGTTCACAGCATGATTTATGACATCATGAACGACGGCCAACGTAAAGTATATGAAGAAAATCTGGAATGCGATTTTTCGTTTGAAATTCCTGGATTAGCCCGATTTCGCGTGAATGCCTTTAATCAGGATCGCGGTGCGGCAGCGGTCATGCGGACGATTCCGTCCAAAATTCTTTCTCTTGAACAACTTAATACACCGCGTATTTTTACTGAGCTTGCGTTGAAACCGCGTGGTTTGGTGTTGGTTACGGGGCCGACCGGTTCTGGCAAATCCACTACGCTGGCAGCGATGGTTAATCACGTCAATGAAAACGAATATGCCCACATTCTGACGATTGAAGATCCGATTGAATTTGTTCATCAGTCGAATAAATGTCTGATCAATCAACGCGAAGTCGGGCCGCACACCCACTCGTTCGACAATGCACTGCGATCAGCATTGCGGGAAGATCCAGATGTCATTCTGGTCGGCGAATTACGCGATCTGGAAACCATCCGACTGGCCCTGACAGCGGCTGAAACCGGTCATTTGGTGTTCGGTACATTGCACACCTCTTCCGCAGCCAAGACCATTGACCGCATAGTCGACGTATTTCCGGGCGAGGAAAAAGAAATGGTGAGGGCGATGCTGTCTGAATCCTTGCAAGCTGTGATTTCGCAAACACTTCTTAAAACAAAAGACGGCACCGGTCGCGTCGCTGCCCATGAAATCATGCTGGGAACCCCAGCGATCCGTAGTCTGATTCGCGATAGCAAAATTGCACAGATGTATTCAACCATTCAAACGAGCAGCAACGTTGGCATGCAAACACTTGATAGTAATCTGACCGATCTGGTAAAACGCAATATTATCTCCGTGGCCACGGCCCGCGCTGCGGCGAAGACGCCAGATAATTTTCCAGGTTAG
- a CDS encoding PilT/PilU family type 4a pilus ATPase produces the protein MERDQATKFMHDLLRLMVSKRGSDLFITADFPPAFKIDGKITPVSNQPLSTAHTMELARAIMNDKQAADFEASKECNFAITPTGVGRFRVSAFIQQGRVGMVLRMITTEIPNFDDLGLPESLKEIAMTKRGLVIMVGATGSGKSTTLAAMIGFRNENSHGHIITLEDPVEYVHPHKNCIITQREIGVDTESWGVALKNTLRQAPDVILIGEIRDRETMDYAISFAETGHLCLATLHANSANQALDRIINFFPEERRAQLLMDLSLNLKGVVSQRLIPLKKTKGRCLAVEIMLNSPLISELIFKGDVLEIKEIMKKSRELGMQTFDQALFDLYEADKITYEDALRNADSLNDLRLAIKLRSKDANTRDLSAGTEHLGII, from the coding sequence ATGGAACGGGATCAGGCTACCAAATTCATGCACGACCTGCTGCGCTTGATGGTTAGTAAGCGCGGCTCCGACCTGTTCATCACAGCGGACTTTCCGCCAGCCTTCAAAATCGATGGCAAAATCACACCGGTATCGAATCAACCGCTGAGCACGGCGCACACGATGGAGCTCGCGCGCGCGATCATGAATGACAAGCAAGCAGCAGATTTTGAGGCGTCAAAAGAGTGCAATTTTGCGATTACCCCGACTGGAGTCGGACGCTTTCGGGTATCTGCGTTTATACAACAAGGACGCGTGGGAATGGTACTTCGAATGATCACCACGGAGATTCCAAACTTCGACGACCTTGGCTTACCCGAATCGTTAAAAGAAATCGCGATGACCAAGCGCGGTCTGGTGATCATGGTCGGCGCTACCGGATCCGGCAAATCGACCACGTTAGCGGCGATGATCGGCTTTCGTAACGAGAACAGTCACGGTCACATCATCACGCTGGAGGACCCGGTCGAATACGTGCATCCACACAAGAACTGCATCATCACACAGCGTGAGATCGGTGTGGATACTGAAAGTTGGGGCGTCGCGCTGAAGAATACATTACGTCAAGCGCCAGACGTCATTTTAATCGGCGAAATTCGCGACCGCGAGACCATGGATTATGCGATTTCTTTTGCTGAGACTGGTCATTTGTGCCTGGCAACATTACATGCCAATAGCGCGAACCAGGCACTGGATCGCATCATCAACTTTTTCCCCGAAGAGCGGCGCGCACAATTATTGATGGATCTTTCTTTAAATTTAAAAGGCGTCGTATCGCAACGATTAATTCCTCTGAAAAAGACCAAGGGACGCTGTCTTGCTGTGGAAATTATGCTTAATTCACCACTGATTTCTGAATTAATTTTTAAGGGTGATGTACTCGAAATTAAAGAAATCATGAAGAAATCACGTGAACTCGGCATGCAAACTTTTGATCAGGCGTTGTTCGATTTGTACGAAGCGGATAAAATTACCTATGAAGATGCGTTGCGCAATGCCGACTCGCTCAACGATCTTCGACTAGCCATCAAGTTACGCAGCAAAGATGCCAACACGCGCGACTTAAGTGCGGGCACCGAACATTTGGGAATAATATGA
- a CDS encoding glutathione peroxidase: MNHQPTNIYDFAVERLDGTPTTLADYRGKVVLIVNTASKCGFTPQYKGLEELYDKYHSQGFEVLGFPCNQFGSQEPGTAEEIGAFCEKNFGVNFPLFAKIDVNGDHAAPLFQYLKNSAPGLLGSEGIKWNFTKFLINKDGTVFDRYAPQTKPEALTTDIEKLLAL, from the coding sequence ATGAATCATCAACCGACCAACATCTACGATTTCGCCGTTGAGCGACTCGACGGCACACCCACAACATTGGCAGACTACCGCGGCAAGGTGGTACTCATCGTCAATACCGCCAGCAAATGCGGATTCACGCCCCAATACAAAGGGCTTGAAGAACTGTATGATAAATATCACTCTCAGGGATTTGAGGTACTTGGTTTCCCCTGTAATCAGTTCGGGTCGCAAGAGCCAGGAACCGCAGAGGAAATCGGTGCATTTTGCGAAAAAAACTTCGGCGTGAACTTTCCACTTTTCGCCAAAATCGACGTCAATGGAGATCACGCTGCACCGCTTTTCCAATATCTGAAAAATTCCGCGCCAGGCTTACTCGGAAGTGAAGGAATCAAATGGAATTTCACCAAATTTCTAATCAACAAAGACGGTACGGTATTTGATCGTTACGCACCACAAACAAAACCCGAAGCACTAACGACAGACATTGAAAAATTGCTGGCACTGTAA
- a CDS encoding MIP/aquaporin family protein: protein MHPLLGEFVGTTLVVLLGNGVVANVILSKTKGHGGGLIVITVGWAMAVFVGVFTVASASGAHLNPAVTVALAVAGKFPWGSVPGYIAAQMLGGMTGAFLVWLVYRKHFEQTTDGDTKLAVFCTGPAIRNIFGNLISEIVGTFVLVFGVLSIASPKFGLGALDALPVALLVMSIGVSLGGTTGYAINPARDLGPRLMHALLPIPGKRDSDWGYAFVPVFGSIAGGVLAALLYGLGSTMTH, encoded by the coding sequence ATGCATCCCTTATTAGGTGAATTTGTGGGGACAACGTTGGTTGTCTTGCTGGGAAATGGCGTCGTTGCCAATGTCATCTTGAGTAAAACAAAAGGTCATGGCGGCGGATTGATCGTGATTACTGTTGGTTGGGCAATGGCGGTTTTTGTCGGTGTTTTTACCGTAGCTTCGGCTAGCGGCGCGCATCTTAATCCTGCTGTGACAGTCGCTTTGGCGGTCGCCGGAAAATTTCCGTGGGGAAGTGTGCCGGGATATATTGCGGCCCAAATGTTAGGTGGCATGACGGGTGCTTTTTTAGTCTGGTTAGTATATCGAAAGCATTTTGAACAGACGACAGATGGCGATACCAAGCTCGCCGTATTTTGTACGGGGCCAGCGATACGCAACATCTTTGGCAATTTGATATCCGAGATTGTCGGGACATTTGTCCTGGTATTTGGCGTATTAAGTATTGCTTCACCAAAATTTGGACTGGGTGCGCTCGATGCGTTGCCAGTCGCGTTGCTGGTAATGAGTATCGGTGTTTCGTTAGGCGGTACTACCGGCTATGCGATTAACCCGGCACGCGATCTGGGGCCGCGTCTGATGCATGCTTTGTTACCCATCCCGGGCAAACGTGACAGTGACTGGGGTTATGCTTTTGTGCCGGTGTTTGGTTCCATTGCAGGTGGCGTCCTGGCGGCATTGTTATATGGTTTAGGTTCTACGATGACGCATTAA
- the glpK gene encoding glycerol kinase GlpK, with product MKDKYILALDQGTTSSRAILFDRQGNIVSSAQKEFHQIYPQPGWVEHDPQEIWSTQVGVAAEATTSVGLNGASIAAIGITNQRETTIVWDRETGKAIYNAIVWQDRRTALFCDDLKRQGLADQIREKTGLLVDSYFSGTKIRWILDNVDGARQLADQGRLAFGTVDTWLVWNMTRGKLHITDVSNASRTMLFNIHTLDWDDELLNIIGVPRSMLPTVKSSSEVYGHTEKSGFGAEIPIAGIAGDQQAALFGQMCTEPGMVKNTYGTGCFMVMNTGTKPIVSKNNLLTTVAWKIGDEVNYALEGSIFIGGAVVQWLRDGLGIIKKSSEVEGLARSVKNTDGVYLVPAFAGLGAPHWNPHARGTVFGVTRGTTSAHYARAALDSIAYQTMDVLKAMEADSGIVIPELRVDGGATANNLLMQFQSDILGVDVVRPTVTETTALGAAYLAGLAVGYWSSIDEVRGQWQLDKRFHSEMPIDEVKANIKGWQRAIVAAIAWADDRT from the coding sequence TTGAAAGATAAATATATATTGGCCTTGGATCAAGGCACTACCAGTTCGCGTGCGATCCTTTTTGACCGGCAAGGAAACATCGTTTCATCTGCCCAGAAAGAATTCCACCAAATCTATCCGCAACCAGGTTGGGTTGAGCATGATCCGCAGGAAATCTGGTCGACGCAGGTTGGCGTGGCCGCCGAAGCGACGACTAGCGTTGGTTTGAATGGTGCTTCAATCGCCGCTATCGGCATTACCAATCAGCGCGAAACAACGATAGTCTGGGATCGCGAAACCGGCAAAGCAATTTATAACGCCATCGTTTGGCAGGATCGCCGGACTGCTTTATTTTGCGACGACCTAAAGCGTCAGGGTCTGGCAGATCAAATTCGTGAAAAAACCGGACTATTAGTAGACTCATATTTTTCGGGTACTAAAATACGCTGGATTCTGGATAATGTCGACGGTGCGCGACAACTGGCGGATCAAGGTCGTCTGGCGTTCGGCACTGTTGATACCTGGCTAGTCTGGAATATGACGCGTGGCAAACTTCACATTACTGATGTGTCGAATGCCTCTCGCACTATGTTGTTTAACATTCATACGCTGGATTGGGACGACGAACTTTTGAATATTATCGGCGTCCCGCGCAGTATGTTGCCGACGGTAAAATCATCCAGCGAAGTGTATGGTCATACTGAAAAATCAGGCTTCGGTGCCGAAATTCCGATCGCTGGTATTGCCGGTGATCAGCAAGCGGCGCTGTTCGGGCAAATGTGTACAGAACCGGGGATGGTGAAAAACACCTACGGTACGGGTTGTTTCATGGTGATGAACACCGGCACTAAGCCTATCGTTTCCAAAAATAACTTACTCACGACCGTCGCATGGAAAATCGGTGATGAAGTAAATTATGCGTTAGAGGGCAGTATTTTTATCGGCGGCGCTGTCGTGCAATGGTTACGTGATGGGTTAGGAATCATCAAAAAATCCAGCGAAGTTGAGGGTCTGGCGCGCAGTGTCAAGAATACAGACGGTGTCTATCTGGTACCAGCGTTCGCCGGTCTGGGTGCGCCACATTGGAATCCGCATGCACGCGGCACCGTATTTGGTGTGACGCGTGGCACCACCTCCGCTCATTACGCCCGCGCGGCGCTGGACAGTATCGCCTATCAGACGATGGACGTATTAAAGGCCATGGAAGCGGATTCAGGAATTGTTATTCCTGAATTGCGCGTTGATGGTGGCGCGACTGCAAATAATTTACTGATGCAATTTCAGTCGGACATTCTAGGCGTCGACGTGGTTCGCCCAACAGTCACCGAAACCACGGCACTAGGCGCAGCGTATCTTGCGGGTCTGGCTGTCGGGTATTGGAGCAGCATTGACGAAGTGCGCGGTCAATGGCAGCTAGACAAACGCTTTCATTCCGAGATGCCGATTGACGAGGTCAAGGCCAATATCAAAGGCTGGCAACGTGCCATCGTAGCCGCTATCGCTTGGGCCGATGATCGTACCTAA
- the glpD gene encoding glycerol-3-phosphate dehydrogenase gives MSAGKIVDLLVVGGGVNGAGIARDAAGRGLSVFLCEQDDLAAHTSSASTKLIHGGLRYLEHYEFSLVRKALQEREILLRLAPHIISPLRFVMPHVSSLRPAWMIRAGLFLYDHLSKREVLPGSHGIDFRTHISGGPLKKSLKKGFVYSDAAVQDARLVVLNAMDARERGATILTKTRLIAAKQGPQHWDATLQSTLNGETTLVQARCVVNAAGPWVGSLLSGALNTSARHHVRLVKGSHIVTKRLFDHDHAYIFQNPDKRIVFAIPYENDFTAIGTTDVEYSGDPSKVDISEEETAYLCESVNRYFDIPVSPSQVVWSWSGVRPLLEEEVANPSAVTRDYRLDLTAENNLAPVLSVFGGKITTYRRLAEEAMEKLQPLFSYMETEDWTAHAPLPGGDIENADFARFLTQFRQRCPWLPVVTAKRYAHAYGTRVDMLLDGIHDVTELGELFGADLYEVEVRYLIEHEWALTAEDIIWRRSKLGLRLNAAEVARLTAWLQTQNSVNISAPTIECTEGI, from the coding sequence GTGAGCGCAGGAAAAATTGTTGATTTGTTAGTGGTGGGTGGCGGTGTTAATGGCGCAGGCATTGCGCGAGATGCTGCCGGGCGAGGTCTAAGCGTGTTTCTGTGCGAGCAGGACGATTTGGCCGCGCACACGTCCTCCGCCAGCACAAAGCTGATCCACGGTGGCCTTCGCTATTTAGAACACTACGAATTTAGTCTCGTGCGCAAGGCATTACAAGAGCGGGAAATATTGCTGCGTCTCGCACCGCATATCATTTCACCTTTGCGCTTCGTTATGCCGCATGTCTCCAGCCTGCGGCCAGCATGGATGATCCGTGCGGGCTTATTTTTGTATGACCATCTGAGCAAACGTGAAGTATTACCTGGTTCACATGGCATTGATTTCCGCACGCATATCTCTGGCGGACCGTTAAAAAAGTCGTTGAAAAAAGGTTTTGTCTATTCAGACGCCGCAGTGCAGGATGCGCGCCTAGTAGTTCTCAATGCGATGGATGCGCGGGAGCGTGGCGCGACCATTCTCACTAAAACACGCTTGATTGCAGCAAAGCAAGGACCGCAACATTGGGATGCGACGTTGCAGTCGACGCTTAACGGCGAAACCACGCTCGTGCAAGCGCGCTGTGTTGTCAACGCAGCGGGGCCTTGGGTCGGGAGTTTGCTAAGCGGTGCATTGAATACCTCGGCACGACACCATGTCCGCCTGGTTAAGGGTAGCCATATCGTGACAAAACGGTTGTTTGATCATGATCACGCTTATATTTTTCAAAATCCGGATAAACGGATCGTGTTCGCGATTCCTTACGAAAACGATTTCACCGCAATTGGTACGACCGATGTCGAATACAGCGGCGACCCAAGCAAGGTTGATATTTCGGAAGAAGAAACAGCTTATCTATGCGAATCGGTGAATCGCTATTTCGATATCCCTGTATCGCCATCGCAAGTTGTCTGGTCGTGGTCCGGCGTTCGCCCATTGCTTGAGGAAGAAGTTGCGAATCCTTCTGCCGTGACCCGAGACTATCGTCTGGACCTGACGGCTGAAAACAATCTCGCCCCGGTGTTATCTGTGTTTGGCGGAAAAATCACCACCTACCGGCGTTTGGCGGAAGAGGCGATGGAAAAGTTGCAGCCGTTGTTCAGCTATATGGAAACAGAAGACTGGACGGCACACGCGCCATTACCAGGTGGAGATATTGAAAATGCAGATTTTGCGCGGTTCCTGACGCAATTTCGGCAACGTTGCCCTTGGTTGCCAGTGGTGACCGCCAAGCGTTACGCGCATGCGTATGGGACCCGCGTAGACATGTTGTTGGACGGTATCCACGATGTGACGGAGCTCGGCGAATTATTCGGAGCTGATCTGTACGAGGTCGAGGTGCGCTATCTTATTGAACATGAGTGGGCGCTTACAGCAGAAGATATTATCTGGCGTCGTTCCAAGTTGGGTTTACGTTTAAATGCTGCTGAAGTCGCACGATTAACCGCATGGTTGCAAACTCAAAATAGCGTGAACATTAGTGCGCCGACCATTGAATGCACAGAAGGTATTTGA
- the glcF gene encoding glycolate oxidase subunit GlcF produces MQTNLAPFIKDTREGQEAEAILRACVHCGFCTATCPTYQILGDELDGPRGRIYLIKQVLEGQPATAKTQLHLDRCLTCRNCESTCPSGVEYGRLLDIGRKVVDDQVPRSLEQRITRTALKQLLPRKWLFTPAFKTGQALRSWMPQKLKEKLPAKQAAGSWPQRQHARKMLLLDGCVQPAMAPNINSATARVLDALEVQVLIAPKAGCCGAIRYHLNDHEGGLDDMRRNIDAWWPYVDGSNGQKIEAIVMTASGCGTTVKEYGHLLAADAEYAEKAQKISALTRDLSEILPELETPLLAKLKGKISKRVVFHPPCTLQHGQQIRGKVEGLLRGAGVDVQLCADSHLCCGSAGTYSVLQPELSHQLRDNKLRNLEATQPEMIVSANIGCLTHLQSGTQTPVKHWIELLDQALGQPAVH; encoded by the coding sequence ATGCAAACCAATTTAGCGCCATTCATCAAAGATACCCGCGAAGGCCAGGAGGCCGAGGCAATTTTGCGCGCCTGTGTGCATTGCGGATTTTGCACTGCCACCTGTCCCACCTATCAGATTTTGGGTGATGAGCTGGATGGACCGCGTGGACGGATTTATCTCATCAAGCAAGTTCTGGAAGGACAACCCGCCACGGCCAAGACACAGCTGCATTTGGATCGCTGCCTGACATGCCGCAATTGCGAATCGACTTGCCCATCCGGTGTGGAATACGGCCGGCTACTGGATATTGGTCGCAAGGTTGTTGACGATCAAGTACCAAGATCATTAGAGCAGCGCATCACACGGACGGCATTGAAACAACTGCTACCGCGCAAATGGCTATTCACGCCTGCGTTTAAAACGGGGCAAGCTTTGCGTTCCTGGATGCCGCAAAAACTGAAAGAAAAATTACCGGCAAAACAGGCGGCCGGAAGCTGGCCGCAACGCCAGCATGCACGCAAAATGTTACTTCTCGATGGCTGCGTGCAACCAGCGATGGCACCCAATATCAATAGCGCAACCGCGCGAGTATTGGACGCGCTGGAAGTACAAGTATTAATTGCCCCCAAAGCAGGTTGTTGCGGGGCGATTCGTTATCACCTTAACGACCACGAAGGCGGCCTTGATGATATGCGCCGCAATATCGACGCATGGTGGCCGTATGTCGATGGTAGCAATGGTCAAAAGATTGAGGCGATTGTGATGACTGCATCGGGTTGCGGCACTACCGTCAAAGAATACGGACACTTGTTGGCTGCCGATGCTGAGTACGCCGAAAAAGCGCAAAAAATCTCTGCGCTGACACGTGATTTAAGTGAGATTTTGCCTGAGCTTGAGACGCCGTTACTCGCTAAATTAAAAGGGAAAATCAGTAAGCGTGTTGTCTTTCATCCGCCGTGCACTTTGCAGCATGGTCAACAAATTCGCGGCAAGGTAGAGGGTTTGCTACGTGGCGCTGGCGTTGACGTGCAACTGTGTGCTGACAGTCACCTGTGTTGCGGTTCGGCCGGGACTTATTCTGTGTTGCAACCAGAACTCTCGCATCAGTTGCGGGATAACAAATTGCGTAATCTGGAAGCTACGCAGCCTGAGATGATCGTATCTGCCAACATTGGTTGTCTGACGCATTTACAGTCGGGAACGCAGACGCCTGTGAAGCATTGGATTGAGCTGTTGGATCAGGCTTTAGGGCAGCCTGCGGTGCATTAA
- the glcE gene encoding glycolate oxidase subunit GlcE, with amino-acid sequence MDNQKFKDQILSANSTGSALQIRGGGTKDWYGQTPQGAVLDTREHSGIIDYEPTELVITARCGTPLADIETALAERGQALAFEPPHFGANATVGGMVASGLSGPSRQSVGALRDYVLGVVLMDGKGDVLHFGGQVMKNVAGYDVSRLLTGSMGTLGLILEASIKVLPRAIASSSRRFMVAEAEALRWLNEWGGQPLPISASCWCDGVLTVRLAGAQAAVSAAEKKMGGEAVSDADAFWQGVREQTHAFFDTQSPIWRLSVPSVTPPLALSGTSMIEWGGAQRWLLTDANPLDIRAAASAVGGHATLYRGGDKNVGVFQPLAPAVSKIHHNLKATFDPARIFNRGRMYQDL; translated from the coding sequence ATGGATAATCAAAAATTTAAGGATCAGATCCTTTCCGCCAACAGCACAGGAAGTGCGCTGCAAATTCGCGGCGGCGGGACCAAAGATTGGTACGGCCAAACGCCGCAAGGCGCGGTGCTTGACACCCGCGAACACAGCGGCATCATCGATTACGAGCCTACCGAACTAGTGATTACCGCACGTTGCGGCACGCCCTTGGCAGACATTGAGACCGCACTCGCAGAACGCGGTCAGGCGCTTGCATTTGAGCCTCCGCACTTTGGCGCAAATGCCACCGTCGGCGGTATGGTGGCGAGTGGATTATCTGGTCCTTCTCGGCAGTCGGTTGGCGCTTTACGCGATTATGTATTAGGCGTGGTGTTGATGGATGGCAAAGGCGATGTGCTGCATTTTGGCGGTCAAGTCATGAAGAACGTTGCTGGTTATGATGTCTCACGTTTATTAACCGGATCGATGGGTACGCTGGGTTTGATACTTGAAGCGTCTATCAAAGTGCTGCCACGCGCAATTGCGAGCAGCAGTCGCCGTTTTATGGTCGCCGAGGCTGAAGCGCTACGTTGGTTGAACGAATGGGGTGGTCAACCATTGCCGATTTCTGCCAGTTGCTGGTGTGATGGCGTATTGACCGTTCGATTAGCCGGCGCACAAGCTGCGGTCAGCGCAGCAGAGAAAAAAATGGGCGGCGAAGCAGTGTCCGATGCCGACGCTTTCTGGCAGGGAGTACGTGAGCAAACGCATGCATTTTTTGATACACAATCGCCAATTTGGCGTTTGTCGGTGCCATCTGTAACACCTCCGCTTGCGTTATCAGGAACGTCAATGATTGAGTGGGGCGGCGCGCAACGCTGGTTGCTCACTGATGCCAATCCTTTGGATATACGGGCCGCTGCCAGTGCAGTCGGAGGACACGCGACTCTGTATCGCGGTGGCGATAAGAATGTCGGCGTATTCCAGCCGTTAGCGCCAGCAGTCTCAAAAATTCATCATAATTTGAAAGCGACGTTTGATCCGGCCAGAATTTTTAATCGCGGACGAATGTATCAGGATTTATAA